From Peromyscus maniculatus bairdii isolate BWxNUB_F1_BW_parent chromosome 8, HU_Pman_BW_mat_3.1, whole genome shotgun sequence, a single genomic window includes:
- the LOC121831587 gene encoding large ribosomal subunit protein eL37-like → MVKPWCQEWDLNPHRHTASSRSAASSGLFGLSGSSKITKGTSSFGKRRNKTHMLCRRCGSKAYHLQKSTCGKCGYPAKRKRKYNWSAKAKRRNTTATGQMRHLKIVYRRFRHGFREGTTPKPKRTAVAASSSS, encoded by the exons atggtgaag ccctggtgtcAGGAGTGGGATTTgaaccctcacagacatacagcAAGTAGCAGAAGTGCTGCCTCTTCCGGTCTCTTTGGCCTCAGCGGCAGCAGCAAGATTACGAAAGGGACGTCATCCTTTGGAAAGCGTCGCAACAAGACGCACATGCTTTGCCGCCGCTGCGGCTCCAAGGCCTACCACCTTCAGAAGTCGACCTGTGGCAAGTGTGGCTACCCGGCCAAGCGCAAGAGAAAGTATAACTGGAGTGCAAAGGCTAAAAGACGAAACACTACCGCGACTGGGCAGATGAGGCACCTGAAAATTGTCTATCGAAGATTCAGACATGGATTCCGTGAAGGGACAACACCTAAACCCAAGAGGACAGCTGTTGCAGCATCCAGTTCATCTTGA
- the LOC102907840 gene encoding olfactory receptor 1468-like produces MIMSNQTVISKFLLLGLPILPEHQHLFYALFLAMYLTTILGNLIIIILILLDSHLHTPMYFFLSNLSFSDLCFSSVTMPKLLQNMQSQDPSITYAGCLAQMYFLMVFGDMESFLLVVMAYDRYVAICFPLHYTTIMSPKLCVCLMVLCWVLTTLYSMLHTILLARLSFCEDNVIPQFFCDISDLLKLACSDIYINELMIFIMGGLVSVIPFVLIIVSYVRIVCSILKVSSTHVIHKVFSTCGSHLTVVSLFYGTIIALYIFPSANNSTVKETVMAMMCTVVTPMLNPLIYSLRNRDMKEALIRVLCKKKISL; encoded by the coding sequence atgataatgAGCAACCAAACTGTCATCTCCAAGTTCCTCCTCCTGGGCCTACCCATTCTTCCAGAGCACCAGCACCTGTTCTATGCCCTGTTCCTGGCCATGTACCTCACCACCATCCTGGGgaacctcatcatcatcatcctcattctACTGGACTCCCAtctgcacacacccatgtatttttttctcagcaacttgtccttctctgacctctgcttctcctctgtcaCAATGCCTAAATTGCTGCAGAACATGCAGAGCCAGGACCCATCCATCACATATGCAGGCTGCCTGGCACAAATGtactttttaatggtttttggaGACATGGAGAGCTTCCTCCTTGTGGTCATGGCCTAtgatcgctatgtggccatctgtttCCCCCTCCATTACACCACCATCATGAGCCccaaactctgtgtgtgtctgatggTGCTGTGCTGGGTACTTACCACTCTGTATTCCATGCTGCACACTATACTCTTGGCTAGATTGTCATTCTGTGAGGACAATGTGATCCCCCAATTTTTCTGTGACATATCTGACCTGCTCAAGTTAGCCTGTTCTGACATTTATATTAATGAATTAATGATATTTATCATGGGAGGGCTTGTTAGTGTCATCCCATTCGTACTCATTATTGTGTCCTATGTACGAATTGTCTGCTCCATCCTAAAAGTTTCTTCTACTCACGTTATCCACAAGGTCTTCTCCACTTGTGGCTCCCACCTAACTGTGGTCTCACTGTTCTATGGGACAATTATTGCTCTCTACATATTTCCATCAGCTAATAACTCTACTGTGAAGGAAACTGTCATGGCCATGATGTGCACTGTGGTCACTCCCATGTTGAACCCCTTaatctacagcctgaggaacagaGATATGAAAGAGGCCCTGATAAGAGTCCTTTGCAAGAAGAAAATCTCCTTATAA